A genome region from Anastrepha ludens isolate Willacy chromosome 3, idAnaLude1.1, whole genome shotgun sequence includes the following:
- the LOC128858471 gene encoding acylphosphatase-2-like, translating to MSSEVPKPRVKKVVLYACEFEISARVPHELFSLFLENEINYLGIRGWAQEVAHGCIKGRLEGEIRKMEKLKTILINSPQFGSKINGIVFGELKKINKYNGAKFEIIC from the coding sequence ATGTCCAGTGAAGTACCCAAGCCACGTGTTAAAAAAGTCGTCCTCTATGCTTGTGAATTCGAGATCAGCGCTAGGGTACCCCATGAGCTCTTCAGCCTATTTCTCGAGAACGAGATCAACTATCTTGGCATCCGAGGCTGGGCTCAAGAGGTCGCACATGGATGTATCAAGGGTCGCCTTGAAGGGGAAATACGCAAAATGGAGAAGCTCAAAACAATACTCATAAACTCGCCGCAGTTCGGTTCAAAAATAAACGGCATCGTTTTTggcgaattgaaaaaaattaataaatataatggcgCAAAATTTGAGATTATATGTTAA